TTTATCTCTTACCTCCTCCCTTATCGGCCTCAGGGCCTTGGCGTACTTCTCAAGGGCCCTGAAAAGCCGTTCAACCCGTTCTTTGTACTTCTCGTCCTTCAGCTCTTCACCATCGAACAGGTCGTCGACGTTGTAGAAGAGAACCTGCCCGACCGGCAGCATGCGGTAGTTCACCGCGGCCGTTCTGAGCTCCATGAGGAGCCTTACTCCCCCGGTAACGCTGGAGACTGTGGCGATGCCCAGGGGCAGTCCTTCATACTCGTCGTAGATGGTATCGAGGAGGATCTTCAGCTCCCCCGGATAGCTCCCGTTGTACTCGGGGGCAACTATGACGAGGGCATCGGCCTCAAGGATTTTGTTCCTGTAGGCCTCCATCTCGGGCGTTACCTTCCAGCGGTGGGTGTAGGCCAGGAGGTAGTCCCTGACGTCTAT
This portion of the Thermococcus sp. genome encodes:
- a CDS encoding NADPH-dependent FMN reductase, with the translated sequence IDVRDYLLAYTHRWKVTPEMEAYRNKILEADALVIVAPEYNGSYPGELKILLDTIYDEYEGLPLGIATVSSVTGGVRLLMELRTAAVNYRMLPVGQVLFYNVDDLFDGEELKDEKYKERVERLFRALEKYAKALRPIREEVRDKLREKIEGV